A stretch of Brassica napus cultivar Da-Ae chromosome C6, Da-Ae, whole genome shotgun sequence DNA encodes these proteins:
- the LOC106405411 gene encoding ESCRT-related protein CHMP1B isoform X1, with protein sequence MGNTDKLMNQIFDLKFTSKSLQRQSRKCEKEEKAEKLKVKKAIEKGNMDGARIYAENAIRKRSEQMNYLRLASRLDAVVARLDTQAKMATITKSMTNIVKSLESSLATGNLQKMSETMDSFEKQFVNMEVQAEFMENAMAGSTSLSTPEGEVNSLMQQVADDYGLEVSVGLPQPAGHAIPTATEERVGEDDLSRRLAELKARG encoded by the exons ATGGGTAACACGGATAAGCTAATGAACCAAATCTTCGACCTCAAATTCACCTCAAAATCTCTCCAAAGGCAGTCAAGGAAGTGCGAGAAGGAAGAGAAAGCAGAGAAACTCAAGGTGAAGAAAGCCATCGAGAAGGGAAACATGGATGGTGCTCGGATCTACGCCGAGAACGCCATTCGTAAACGCAGCGAGCAGATGAACTACCTCCGTCTCGCTTCTCGCCTGGACGCTGTTGTTGCGCGCTTAGACACTCAGGCTAAGATGGCCACCATCACCAAATCCATGACTAACATCGTCAAATCCCTCGAGTCTTCCCTCGCCACAG GCAATCTACAGAAGATGTCAGAGACTATGGATTCATTTGAGAAGCAGTTTGTGAACATGGAGGTCCAAGCTGAGTTCATGGAGAACGCCATGGCTGGTTCAACGTCATTGTCCACTCCTGAAGGCGAAGTCAACAGCCTGATGCAGCAGGTAGCAGATGACTATGGTCTTGAAGTCTCTGTTGGACTACCTCAGCCTGCTGGTCATGCTATCCCTACTGCGACAGAAGAGAGAGTCGGTGAGGATGATTTGTCCAGGAGGCTTGCAGAGCTCAAGGCCAGAGGATGA
- the LOC106405414 gene encoding anoctamin-like protein At1g73020 isoform X1, translating into MNANNGEERIVHEVAMVVPKRTREEEEEGDCVEVLVTELKKRGMVVDRDVGLADEFLKVAAPLETLESAAAELHIRKPTRLGMDLPFEVQGSEAFIQQPDGSLFSWFERFRCYQHLLYGIVNCYGHDVTLKLDGREVCWAPEESLVRKLESEGVIKQIFPLHDELKRKELLRTWALNWWNFTNQPIDKIYSYFGAKIGVYFSFLGMYTQWLLFPALLGFIVQMVNFGSLQYLVLPSFFVIATLWAALFLQFWKRKNAALLARWQINCLVGPSQGYRFLGMEWSSLPFPKELTKNLGNEKFKEKEPYQRYEWFAYRKRFSNDVFVIISIICFQLPFELAYAHTYEMITSNIIKFVLTAVYLLIIQYLTRLGGKVAVKLINREINESVEYRANSLIYKVFGLYFMQTYIGIFYHVLLHRNFMTLRQVLLQRFIISQVFWTFMYGSLSYLKYSYRKFRARKKKRSEGGPSTGKIQIASRVEKEYLKPTYSASIGVELEDGLFDDSLKLALQFGMVMMFACAFPLAFALATVSNIMDIRTTALKLLVTLQRPSPRAAATIGAWLNIWQFLVVMSICTNSALLVCLYEKEGKWKMEPGLAAILILEHILLLLKFGLSRLVPEEPAWVRANRVKNVTQAQEVYSKQLLRSSSSEFASMVKPEEDNNNKN; encoded by the exons ATGAATGCGAACAATGGAGAGGAGCGAATCGTTCACGAGGTTGCTATGGTGGTTCCTAAGAGGactcgagaagaagaagaagaaggagactgTGTTGAAGTTTTGGTGACTGAACTAAAGAAGAGAGGGATGGTTGTCGATAGAGACGTTGGTCTCGCAGATGAGTTTCTCAAG GTAGCAGCTCCTTTGGAGACTTTGGAAAGTGCAGCAGCAGAGCTTCATATACGTAAACCTACTCGTCTTG GAATGGATCTACCCTTTGAGGTGCAAGGGTCTGAGGCTTTCATTCAGCAACCTGATGGGTCACTGTTCAGCTGGTTTGAACGTTTTCGTTGCTACCAACACCTTCTTTATGGAATT GTAAATTGTTATGGACACGACGTTACACTGAAACTTGACGGAAGAGAGGTTTGTTGGGCACCAGAAGAATCATTAGTTAGAAAGTTGGAATCAGAGGGCGTCATCAAACAAATTTTTCCTCTTCACG ATGAACTCAAGAGGAAAGAACTTCTCCGAACTTGGGCTTTAAACTGGTGGAACTTCACAAATCAACCAATTGATAAGATCTACTCTTACTTCGGTGCAAAG ATTGGAGTCTACTTTTCCTTCTTGGGAATGTATACGCAGTGGTTACTATTTCCAGCCTTACTCGGGTTTATAGTCCAGATGGTTAATTTTGG GTCATTACAGTATCTTGTTCTCCCAAGTTTCTTTGTCATTGCAACACTCTGGGCTGCCTTGTTTCTTCAGTTCTGGAAGCGTAAAAACGCTGCTTTGTTAGCTAG atggcagATAAACTGTTTAGTTGGTCCCAGTCAAGGATATCGATTTCTCGGAATGGAATGGAGTTCTCTTCCGTTTCCAAAGGAGCTTACAAAGAATCTAGGGAATGAGAAATTCAAAGAGAAGGAACCATATCAAAGATATGAATGGTTTGCTTATCGCAAGAGGTTtagtaatgatgtttttgttatCATAAGCATTATCTGCTTCCAACTCCCATTTGAGCTAGCGTATGCTCATACTTACGAGATGATCACATCCAATATAATAAA GTTTGTTTTGACAGCTGTCTACCTTCTAATCATTCAGTACCTCACGAGGTTGGGAGGCAAAGTGGCTGTAAAGCTGATAAATCGAGAGATCAACGAGAGTGTGGAGTATCGAGCTAACAGTTTGATTTACAAA GTTTTTGGGCTCTATTTTATGCAGACTTACATTGGTATCTTCTACCATGTTCTGTTACACCGAAACTTCATGACACTACGACAAGTATTGCTCCAACGGTTTATAATCTCACAG GTTTTCTGGACCTTTATGTATGGTTCTTTGTCTTACCTTAAGTACAGCTACAGAAAGTTTAGAGCTAG gaagaagaagagaagtgaAGGTGGACCATCAACAGGAAAAATACAAATAGCGTCAAGAGTTGAGAAGGAATACCTCAAGCCTACATATTCAGCAAGCATTGGTGTAGAACTTGAAGATGGACTTTTTGATG ATTCCCTCAAGCTGGCCTTGCAGTTTGGAATGGTCATGATGTTTGCTTGTGCCTTCCCTCTTGCTTTTGCCCTTGCTACAGTG AGTAATATAATGGACATAAGAACAACTGCTTTAAAGTTATTGGTCACACTGCAAAGACCTTCTCCTCGTGCCGCTGCAACCATTGGAGCTTGGCTAAACATATGGCAG TTTCTAGTAGTAATGTCCATATGCACAAACTCGGCGCTCTTGGTATGCTTATACGAAAAAGAAGGAAAATGGAAGATGGAACCAGGGCTGGCTGCCATTCTCATCTTGGAACATATACTCTTGCTTCTGAAATTTGGACTATCTCGTCTTGTTCCTGAAGAACCTGCTTGGGTTAGAGCCAATCGTGTGAAGAATGTGACACAAGCACAAGAGGTTTACAGTAAACAGCTCTTGAGAAGCAGTTCTAGTGAATTTGCCTCCATGGTAAAACCTGAagaagacaacaacaacaagaactgA
- the LOC106405414 gene encoding anoctamin-like protein At1g73020 isoform X2 — protein MNANNGEERIVHEVAMVVPKRTREEEEEGDCVEVLVTELKKRGMVVDRDVGLADEFLKEWIYPLRCKGLRLSFSNLMGHCSAGLNVFVATNTFFMELTNQLVLNIQVNCYGHDVTLKLDGREVCWAPEESLVRKLESEGVIKQIFPLHDELKRKELLRTWALNWWNFTNQPIDKIYSYFGAKIGVYFSFLGMYTQWLLFPALLGFIVQMVNFGSLQYLVLPSFFVIATLWAALFLQFWKRKNAALLARWQINCLVGPSQGYRFLGMEWSSLPFPKELTKNLGNEKFKEKEPYQRYEWFAYRKRFSNDVFVIISIICFQLPFELAYAHTYEMITSNIIKFVLTAVYLLIIQYLTRLGGKVAVKLINREINESVEYRANSLIYKVFGLYFMQTYIGIFYHVLLHRNFMTLRQVLLQRFIISQVFWTFMYGSLSYLKYSYRKFRARKKKRSEGGPSTGKIQIASRVEKEYLKPTYSASIGVELEDGLFDDSLKLALQFGMVMMFACAFPLAFALATVSNIMDIRTTALKLLVTLQRPSPRAAATIGAWLNIWQFLVVMSICTNSALLVCLYEKEGKWKMEPGLAAILILEHILLLLKFGLSRLVPEEPAWVRANRVKNVTQAQEVYSKQLLRSSSSEFASMVKPEEDNNNKN, from the exons ATGAATGCGAACAATGGAGAGGAGCGAATCGTTCACGAGGTTGCTATGGTGGTTCCTAAGAGGactcgagaagaagaagaagaaggagactgTGTTGAAGTTTTGGTGACTGAACTAAAGAAGAGAGGGATGGTTGTCGATAGAGACGTTGGTCTCGCAGATGAGTTTCTCAAG GAATGGATCTACCCTTTGAGGTGCAAGGGTCTGAGGCTTTCATTCAGCAACCTGATGGGTCACTGTTCAGCTGGTTTGAACGTTTTCGTTGCTACCAACACCTTCTTTATGGAATT AACAAATCAACTGGTCTTGAATATACAGGTAAATTGTTATGGACACGACGTTACACTGAAACTTGACGGAAGAGAGGTTTGTTGGGCACCAGAAGAATCATTAGTTAGAAAGTTGGAATCAGAGGGCGTCATCAAACAAATTTTTCCTCTTCACG ATGAACTCAAGAGGAAAGAACTTCTCCGAACTTGGGCTTTAAACTGGTGGAACTTCACAAATCAACCAATTGATAAGATCTACTCTTACTTCGGTGCAAAG ATTGGAGTCTACTTTTCCTTCTTGGGAATGTATACGCAGTGGTTACTATTTCCAGCCTTACTCGGGTTTATAGTCCAGATGGTTAATTTTGG GTCATTACAGTATCTTGTTCTCCCAAGTTTCTTTGTCATTGCAACACTCTGGGCTGCCTTGTTTCTTCAGTTCTGGAAGCGTAAAAACGCTGCTTTGTTAGCTAG atggcagATAAACTGTTTAGTTGGTCCCAGTCAAGGATATCGATTTCTCGGAATGGAATGGAGTTCTCTTCCGTTTCCAAAGGAGCTTACAAAGAATCTAGGGAATGAGAAATTCAAAGAGAAGGAACCATATCAAAGATATGAATGGTTTGCTTATCGCAAGAGGTTtagtaatgatgtttttgttatCATAAGCATTATCTGCTTCCAACTCCCATTTGAGCTAGCGTATGCTCATACTTACGAGATGATCACATCCAATATAATAAA GTTTGTTTTGACAGCTGTCTACCTTCTAATCATTCAGTACCTCACGAGGTTGGGAGGCAAAGTGGCTGTAAAGCTGATAAATCGAGAGATCAACGAGAGTGTGGAGTATCGAGCTAACAGTTTGATTTACAAA GTTTTTGGGCTCTATTTTATGCAGACTTACATTGGTATCTTCTACCATGTTCTGTTACACCGAAACTTCATGACACTACGACAAGTATTGCTCCAACGGTTTATAATCTCACAG GTTTTCTGGACCTTTATGTATGGTTCTTTGTCTTACCTTAAGTACAGCTACAGAAAGTTTAGAGCTAG gaagaagaagagaagtgaAGGTGGACCATCAACAGGAAAAATACAAATAGCGTCAAGAGTTGAGAAGGAATACCTCAAGCCTACATATTCAGCAAGCATTGGTGTAGAACTTGAAGATGGACTTTTTGATG ATTCCCTCAAGCTGGCCTTGCAGTTTGGAATGGTCATGATGTTTGCTTGTGCCTTCCCTCTTGCTTTTGCCCTTGCTACAGTG AGTAATATAATGGACATAAGAACAACTGCTTTAAAGTTATTGGTCACACTGCAAAGACCTTCTCCTCGTGCCGCTGCAACCATTGGAGCTTGGCTAAACATATGGCAG TTTCTAGTAGTAATGTCCATATGCACAAACTCGGCGCTCTTGGTATGCTTATACGAAAAAGAAGGAAAATGGAAGATGGAACCAGGGCTGGCTGCCATTCTCATCTTGGAACATATACTCTTGCTTCTGAAATTTGGACTATCTCGTCTTGTTCCTGAAGAACCTGCTTGGGTTAGAGCCAATCGTGTGAAGAATGTGACACAAGCACAAGAGGTTTACAGTAAACAGCTCTTGAGAAGCAGTTCTAGTGAATTTGCCTCCATGGTAAAACCTGAagaagacaacaacaacaagaactgA
- the LOC106405414 gene encoding anoctamin-like protein At1g73020 isoform X3, giving the protein MDLPFEVQGSEAFIQQPDGSLFSWFERFRCYQHLLYGIVNCYGHDVTLKLDGREVCWAPEESLVRKLESEGVIKQIFPLHDELKRKELLRTWALNWWNFTNQPIDKIYSYFGAKIGVYFSFLGMYTQWLLFPALLGFIVQMVNFGSLQYLVLPSFFVIATLWAALFLQFWKRKNAALLARWQINCLVGPSQGYRFLGMEWSSLPFPKELTKNLGNEKFKEKEPYQRYEWFAYRKRFSNDVFVIISIICFQLPFELAYAHTYEMITSNIIKFVLTAVYLLIIQYLTRLGGKVAVKLINREINESVEYRANSLIYKVFGLYFMQTYIGIFYHVLLHRNFMTLRQVLLQRFIISQVFWTFMYGSLSYLKYSYRKFRARKKKRSEGGPSTGKIQIASRVEKEYLKPTYSASIGVELEDGLFDDSLKLALQFGMVMMFACAFPLAFALATVSNIMDIRTTALKLLVTLQRPSPRAAATIGAWLNIWQFLVVMSICTNSALLVCLYEKEGKWKMEPGLAAILILEHILLLLKFGLSRLVPEEPAWVRANRVKNVTQAQEVYSKQLLRSSSSEFASMVKPEEDNNNKN; this is encoded by the exons ATGGATCTACCCTTTGAGGTGCAAGGGTCTGAGGCTTTCATTCAGCAACCTGATGGGTCACTGTTCAGCTGGTTTGAACGTTTTCGTTGCTACCAACACCTTCTTTATGGAATT GTAAATTGTTATGGACACGACGTTACACTGAAACTTGACGGAAGAGAGGTTTGTTGGGCACCAGAAGAATCATTAGTTAGAAAGTTGGAATCAGAGGGCGTCATCAAACAAATTTTTCCTCTTCACG ATGAACTCAAGAGGAAAGAACTTCTCCGAACTTGGGCTTTAAACTGGTGGAACTTCACAAATCAACCAATTGATAAGATCTACTCTTACTTCGGTGCAAAG ATTGGAGTCTACTTTTCCTTCTTGGGAATGTATACGCAGTGGTTACTATTTCCAGCCTTACTCGGGTTTATAGTCCAGATGGTTAATTTTGG GTCATTACAGTATCTTGTTCTCCCAAGTTTCTTTGTCATTGCAACACTCTGGGCTGCCTTGTTTCTTCAGTTCTGGAAGCGTAAAAACGCTGCTTTGTTAGCTAG atggcagATAAACTGTTTAGTTGGTCCCAGTCAAGGATATCGATTTCTCGGAATGGAATGGAGTTCTCTTCCGTTTCCAAAGGAGCTTACAAAGAATCTAGGGAATGAGAAATTCAAAGAGAAGGAACCATATCAAAGATATGAATGGTTTGCTTATCGCAAGAGGTTtagtaatgatgtttttgttatCATAAGCATTATCTGCTTCCAACTCCCATTTGAGCTAGCGTATGCTCATACTTACGAGATGATCACATCCAATATAATAAA GTTTGTTTTGACAGCTGTCTACCTTCTAATCATTCAGTACCTCACGAGGTTGGGAGGCAAAGTGGCTGTAAAGCTGATAAATCGAGAGATCAACGAGAGTGTGGAGTATCGAGCTAACAGTTTGATTTACAAA GTTTTTGGGCTCTATTTTATGCAGACTTACATTGGTATCTTCTACCATGTTCTGTTACACCGAAACTTCATGACACTACGACAAGTATTGCTCCAACGGTTTATAATCTCACAG GTTTTCTGGACCTTTATGTATGGTTCTTTGTCTTACCTTAAGTACAGCTACAGAAAGTTTAGAGCTAG gaagaagaagagaagtgaAGGTGGACCATCAACAGGAAAAATACAAATAGCGTCAAGAGTTGAGAAGGAATACCTCAAGCCTACATATTCAGCAAGCATTGGTGTAGAACTTGAAGATGGACTTTTTGATG ATTCCCTCAAGCTGGCCTTGCAGTTTGGAATGGTCATGATGTTTGCTTGTGCCTTCCCTCTTGCTTTTGCCCTTGCTACAGTG AGTAATATAATGGACATAAGAACAACTGCTTTAAAGTTATTGGTCACACTGCAAAGACCTTCTCCTCGTGCCGCTGCAACCATTGGAGCTTGGCTAAACATATGGCAG TTTCTAGTAGTAATGTCCATATGCACAAACTCGGCGCTCTTGGTATGCTTATACGAAAAAGAAGGAAAATGGAAGATGGAACCAGGGCTGGCTGCCATTCTCATCTTGGAACATATACTCTTGCTTCTGAAATTTGGACTATCTCGTCTTGTTCCTGAAGAACCTGCTTGGGTTAGAGCCAATCGTGTGAAGAATGTGACACAAGCACAAGAGGTTTACAGTAAACAGCTCTTGAGAAGCAGTTCTAGTGAATTTGCCTCCATGGTAAAACCTGAagaagacaacaacaacaagaactgA
- the LOC106405414 gene encoding anoctamin-like protein At1g73020 isoform X4 produces the protein MGHCSAGLNVFVATNTFFMELTNQLVLNIQVNCYGHDVTLKLDGREVCWAPEESLVRKLESEGVIKQIFPLHDELKRKELLRTWALNWWNFTNQPIDKIYSYFGAKIGVYFSFLGMYTQWLLFPALLGFIVQMVNFGSLQYLVLPSFFVIATLWAALFLQFWKRKNAALLARWQINCLVGPSQGYRFLGMEWSSLPFPKELTKNLGNEKFKEKEPYQRYEWFAYRKRFSNDVFVIISIICFQLPFELAYAHTYEMITSNIIKFVLTAVYLLIIQYLTRLGGKVAVKLINREINESVEYRANSLIYKVFGLYFMQTYIGIFYHVLLHRNFMTLRQVLLQRFIISQVFWTFMYGSLSYLKYSYRKFRARKKKRSEGGPSTGKIQIASRVEKEYLKPTYSASIGVELEDGLFDDSLKLALQFGMVMMFACAFPLAFALATVSNIMDIRTTALKLLVTLQRPSPRAAATIGAWLNIWQFLVVMSICTNSALLVCLYEKEGKWKMEPGLAAILILEHILLLLKFGLSRLVPEEPAWVRANRVKNVTQAQEVYSKQLLRSSSSEFASMVKPEEDNNNKN, from the exons ATGGGTCACTGTTCAGCTGGTTTGAACGTTTTCGTTGCTACCAACACCTTCTTTATGGAATT AACAAATCAACTGGTCTTGAATATACAGGTAAATTGTTATGGACACGACGTTACACTGAAACTTGACGGAAGAGAGGTTTGTTGGGCACCAGAAGAATCATTAGTTAGAAAGTTGGAATCAGAGGGCGTCATCAAACAAATTTTTCCTCTTCACG ATGAACTCAAGAGGAAAGAACTTCTCCGAACTTGGGCTTTAAACTGGTGGAACTTCACAAATCAACCAATTGATAAGATCTACTCTTACTTCGGTGCAAAG ATTGGAGTCTACTTTTCCTTCTTGGGAATGTATACGCAGTGGTTACTATTTCCAGCCTTACTCGGGTTTATAGTCCAGATGGTTAATTTTGG GTCATTACAGTATCTTGTTCTCCCAAGTTTCTTTGTCATTGCAACACTCTGGGCTGCCTTGTTTCTTCAGTTCTGGAAGCGTAAAAACGCTGCTTTGTTAGCTAG atggcagATAAACTGTTTAGTTGGTCCCAGTCAAGGATATCGATTTCTCGGAATGGAATGGAGTTCTCTTCCGTTTCCAAAGGAGCTTACAAAGAATCTAGGGAATGAGAAATTCAAAGAGAAGGAACCATATCAAAGATATGAATGGTTTGCTTATCGCAAGAGGTTtagtaatgatgtttttgttatCATAAGCATTATCTGCTTCCAACTCCCATTTGAGCTAGCGTATGCTCATACTTACGAGATGATCACATCCAATATAATAAA GTTTGTTTTGACAGCTGTCTACCTTCTAATCATTCAGTACCTCACGAGGTTGGGAGGCAAAGTGGCTGTAAAGCTGATAAATCGAGAGATCAACGAGAGTGTGGAGTATCGAGCTAACAGTTTGATTTACAAA GTTTTTGGGCTCTATTTTATGCAGACTTACATTGGTATCTTCTACCATGTTCTGTTACACCGAAACTTCATGACACTACGACAAGTATTGCTCCAACGGTTTATAATCTCACAG GTTTTCTGGACCTTTATGTATGGTTCTTTGTCTTACCTTAAGTACAGCTACAGAAAGTTTAGAGCTAG gaagaagaagagaagtgaAGGTGGACCATCAACAGGAAAAATACAAATAGCGTCAAGAGTTGAGAAGGAATACCTCAAGCCTACATATTCAGCAAGCATTGGTGTAGAACTTGAAGATGGACTTTTTGATG ATTCCCTCAAGCTGGCCTTGCAGTTTGGAATGGTCATGATGTTTGCTTGTGCCTTCCCTCTTGCTTTTGCCCTTGCTACAGTG AGTAATATAATGGACATAAGAACAACTGCTTTAAAGTTATTGGTCACACTGCAAAGACCTTCTCCTCGTGCCGCTGCAACCATTGGAGCTTGGCTAAACATATGGCAG TTTCTAGTAGTAATGTCCATATGCACAAACTCGGCGCTCTTGGTATGCTTATACGAAAAAGAAGGAAAATGGAAGATGGAACCAGGGCTGGCTGCCATTCTCATCTTGGAACATATACTCTTGCTTCTGAAATTTGGACTATCTCGTCTTGTTCCTGAAGAACCTGCTTGGGTTAGAGCCAATCGTGTGAAGAATGTGACACAAGCACAAGAGGTTTACAGTAAACAGCTCTTGAGAAGCAGTTCTAGTGAATTTGCCTCCATGGTAAAACCTGAagaagacaacaacaacaagaactgA